A section of the Clostridium omnivorum genome encodes:
- a CDS encoding flagellar hook-basal body complex protein: MEFSAGTALNGYTIELRTVAAGTSPSAQVDTANKKILVDGDFVTPNAMTALSFKNAINQGLSNATPAISQVVSSVSGAYSNISGLAATTDSTGKIPHVPGPASMNLGGFDLTFGNGGQLNGYTIKLGTVAASTTTSASIDTTGKTLTVNVDLTTTPPDTTALATQIKAKVNAALASNNITQPQLTTVAATTPGTVVPGNSSITVDTTGSDLAAPTSVTVGGMNFAFNNGTTFNGYTIELGKISVGTALNATVDTTNKKITIDGDFITPNAFTTSALQTEIDNKVGAATFAAGTAFKSDGTAGAPKITVTGAPKNITGISSRSIDGGTNLAQPAAVSAGGFNFQPAYGAALNDYKFIIGTVAAGTEASASVDTAKKIITINGDFTVANGVTNGQIQNAINTALEGKGIMQAISVTGINTVISDFKSNNTNGGTPVQSMKADGTVSFVDGTKIVNAYDESLKSLKIPDKIHDDAANIDLRVRTFSVGKDGVVSAVLEDGRVTAIGQLAMATFKNPAGLTKLGKNLYHGSVNSGDATLRSGAGTLGEDNSKGYGDVLQGMLEMSNVDLAEQFTDMIVTSRAFQASSKVITTGDEILQDILNLKR, encoded by the coding sequence TTGGAATTTAGTGCTGGAACTGCATTAAATGGTTATACAATAGAACTTAGAACAGTTGCTGCTGGTACTTCTCCTTCAGCGCAGGTAGATACTGCTAATAAAAAAATATTAGTTGATGGAGATTTTGTAACACCAAATGCTATGACTGCTCTTTCATTTAAAAATGCAATTAATCAAGGACTTTCAAATGCAACTCCAGCTATTTCGCAAGTAGTTTCATCTGTAAGTGGGGCTTATTCAAATATAAGTGGATTAGCAGCAACTACTGATAGTACTGGTAAAATTCCACATGTGCCAGGACCTGCTTCAATGAACTTAGGTGGATTTGATTTGACTTTTGGAAATGGTGGACAATTAAATGGTTATACTATAAAACTTGGAACAGTTGCTGCTAGTACAACTACTTCTGCAAGTATTGATACTACTGGCAAAACATTAACAGTAAATGTTGATTTAACTACTACTCCACCAGATACTACTGCATTAGCAACTCAAATTAAGGCAAAGGTTAATGCAGCACTAGCTAGTAATAATATAACTCAACCACAATTAACGACTGTTGCAGCTACTACTCCAGGAACTGTAGTTCCTGGTAATAGCTCTATTACTGTAGATACTACAGGTAGTGATTTAGCTGCTCCAACTAGTGTAACGGTGGGGGGAATGAATTTTGCATTTAACAATGGAACAACTTTCAATGGTTATACAATAGAACTTGGTAAGATTTCTGTTGGCACAGCTTTAAATGCTACTGTAGATACTACTAATAAGAAAATCACAATTGATGGAGATTTCATTACTCCAAATGCATTTACAACTAGTGCCTTACAAACAGAAATAGATAATAAGGTTGGTGCTGCTACTTTTGCAGCTGGTACTGCATTTAAATCTGACGGTACAGCAGGTGCACCAAAAATTACAGTTACTGGGGCACCTAAAAATATAACAGGAATTTCATCCAGAAGCATTGATGGTGGTACAAATCTTGCACAACCTGCTGCTGTTTCTGCAGGCGGATTTAATTTTCAACCAGCTTATGGAGCTGCTTTAAATGATTATAAATTTATAATAGGAACTGTAGCAGCAGGTACTGAAGCTTCTGCATCAGTAGATACTGCAAAAAAGATTATTACAATAAATGGAGATTTTACAGTTGCTAATGGAGTTACTAATGGTCAAATACAAAATGCTATAAATACTGCACTAGAAGGTAAAGGTATTATGCAAGCAATTTCAGTTACAGGCATAAATACAGTTATTAGTGACTTTAAGTCAAACAATACCAATGGCGGGACACCTGTACAAAGTATGAAAGCTGATGGTACTGTAAGCTTTGTAGATGGTACTAAAATAGTAAATGCATATGATGAGAGCTTAAAATCCTTGAAAATACCAGATAAAATACACGATGATGCAGCAAATATAGATTTGAGAGTTAGAACTTTCTCAGTAGGCAAGGATGGAGTAGTTAGTGCAGTTCTTGAAGATGGAAGAGTTACAGCAATAGGACAATTAGCAATGGCTACCTTTAAGAATCCAGCAGGCTTAACTAAGCTTGGCAAGAATTTATATCATGGATCTGTTAACTCAGGTGACGCTACACTAAGAAGTGGAGCTGGAACTCTAGGGGAAGATAACAGTAAAGGATATGGTGATGTGCTTCAAGGTATGCTTGAAATGTCAAATGTTGACCTTGCAGAACAATTTACTGATATGATTGTTACAAGTAGGGCCTTCCAAGCAAGTTCAAAGGTTATTACTACAGGTGATGAAATTCTTCAGGAT